A single Pan troglodytes isolate AG18354 chromosome 19, NHGRI_mPanTro3-v2.0_pri, whole genome shotgun sequence DNA region contains:
- the SCARF1 gene encoding scavenger receptor class F member 1 isoform X1 translates to MGLGLLLPLLLLWTRGTQGSELDPKGQHVCVASSPSAELQCCAGWRQKDQECTIPICEGPDACQKDEVCVKPGLCRCKPGFFGAHCSSRCPGQYWGPDCRESCPCHPHGQCEPATGACQCQADRWGARCEFPCACGPHGRCDPATGVCHCEPGWWSSTCRRPCQCNTAAARCEQATGACVCKPGWWGRRCSFRCNCHGSPCEQDSGRCACRPGWWGPECQQQCECVRGRCSAASGECTCPPGFRGARCELPCPAGSHGVQCAHSCGHCKHNEPCSPDTGSCESCEPGWNGTQCQQPCLPGTFGESCEQQCPHCRHGEACEPDTGHCQRCDPGWLGPSCNASCPAGFHGNNCSVPCECPEGLCHPVSGSCQPGSGSRDTALIVGSLVPLLLLFLGLACCACCCWAPRSDLKDRPARDGATVSRMKLQVWGTLTSLGSTLPCRSLSSHKLPWVTVSHHDPEVPFNHSFIEPPSAGWASDDSFSSDPESGEADEVPAYCVPPQEGMVPVVQAGSSEASLAAGAFPPPEDASTPFAIPRTSSLARAKRPSVSFAEGTKFAPQSRRSSGELSSPLRKPKRLSRGAQSGPEGRDAEESAGPEEAEAPESFPAAASPGDSATGHRRPPLGGRTVAEHVEAIEGSVQESSGPVTTIYMLAGKPRGSEGPVRSVFRHFGSFQKGQAEAKVKRAIPKPPRQALNRKKGSPGLASGSVGQSPNSAPKAGLPGATGPMAVRPEEAVRGLGAGRESSRRAQEPISGCGSPEQDPQKQAEEERQEEPEYENVVPISRPPEP, encoded by the exons atggggctggggctgctgctCCCGCTGCTGCTGCTCTGGACTCGGGGGACTCAGGGGTCCGAGCTGGACCCCAAAGGGCAGCACGTCTGTGTGGCCAGCAG CCCCTCTGCTGAGCTGCAGTGCTGCGCAGGCTGGAGGCAGAAGGATCAAGAATGCACCATCC CCATCTGTGAGGGGCCGGACGCCTGCCAGAAAGACGAGGTGTGTGTGAAGCCGGGCCTCTGTCGATGCAAGCCTGGATTCTTTGGGGCCCACTGCAGCTCCC GCTGCCCGGGCCAGTACTGGGGCCCCGACTGCCGTGAGAGCTGCCCCTGCCACCCGCACGGCCAGTGCGAGCCAGCCACGGGCGCGTGCCAGTGCCAGGCCGACCGCTGGGGAGCCCGCTGCGAGTTCCCGTGCGCCTGCGGCCCCCACGGGCGCTGCGACCCCGCGACCGGCGTGTGCCACTGCGAACCCGGCTGGTGGTCGTCCACGTGCCGCCGCCCGTGCCAGTGCAACACCGCGGCGGCGCGCTGCGAGCAGGCCACGGGCGCCTGCGTGTGCAAGCCGGGCTGGTGGGGGCGCCGCTGCAGCTTCCGCTGCAACTGCCACGGCTCCCCGTGCGAGCAGGACTCCGGCCGCTGCGCCTGCCGGCCGGGCTGGTGGGGTCCCGAATGCCAGCAGCAGTGCGAGTGTGTGCGGGGCCGCTGCAGCGCCGCCTCCGGCGAGTGCACCTGCCCGCCCGGCTTCCGCGGAGCGCGCTGCGAGCTGCCCTGCCCGGCAGGCAGCCACGGGGTGCAGTGCGCACACAG CTGTGGCCACTGCAAACACAATGAGCCGTGCTCTCCAGACACGGGCAGCTGTGAGTCCTGCGAGCCGGGCTGGAACGGGACCCAGTGCCAGCAGCCCTGCCTGCCTGGCACCTTTGGCGAGAGCTGCGAACAGCAGTGCCCTCACTGCCGACATGGGGAGGCCTGTGAGCCGGATACTGGCCACTGTCAGCGCTGTGACCCTGGCTGGCTGGGGCCCAG CTGCAACGCCTCCTGCCCAGCCGGTTTCCATGGAAACAACTGCTCAGTTCCTTGTGAATGCCCAGAGGGACTCTGCCACCCTGTCTCTGGGTCCTGCCAGCCAG GCTCTGGCAGTCGGGACACTGCCCTCATCGTGGGCAGCCTTGTGCCTCTGCTGCTGCTCTTCCTGGGCCTTGCCTGCTGTGCCTGCTGCTGCTGGGCCCCCCGATCAGACCTCAAGGACAG GCCAGCGAGAGATGGAGCTACCGTGTCCAGGATGAAGCTGCAGGTCTGGGGGACACTGACCAGCTTGGGCTCCACGCTGCCCTGCCGTTCCCTCAGCTCCCACAAGCTACCCTGGGTGACAG TCTCACATCACGACCCGGAGGTCCCCTTCAACCACAGCTTCATCGAGCCGCCCTCTGCCGGCTGGGCCTCTGATGACTCCTTCTCATCCGATCCTGAGTCTGGAGAGGCAGATGAGGTTcctgcctactgtgtgccacccCAAGAAG GGATGGTCCCTGTGGTCCAGGCAGGGTCGTCAGAGGCCAGCCTGGCTGCAGGTGCTTTCCCGCCCCCTGAGGACGCCTCCACGCCATTCGCCATCCCGCGCACCTCCAGCCTAGCTCGGGCCAAGCGGCCATCGGTCTCCTTCGCGGAAGGTACCAAGTTTGCGCCACAGAGTCGCCGAAGCTCAGGGGAGCTCTCCAGCCCGCTCCGAAAGCCCAAGAGGCTCTCCCGGGGGGCGCAGTCGGGTCCTGAGGGCCGGGACGCCGAAGAGTCCGCAGGCCCAGAGGAAGCAGAAGCCCCCGAGTCCTTTCCGGCGGCTGCCAGTCCCGGGGATTCAGCCACTGGCCACCGGCGGCCCCCACTTGGTGGCCGGACAGTGGCTGAGCACGTGGAAGCCATTGAAGGCAGCGTCCAGGAGAGCTCGGGCCCTGTGACCACGATCTACATGCTGGCGGGGAAGCCCCGTGGATCCGAAGGCCCCGTCCGCTCTGTCTTCCGCCATTTTGGTAGCTTCCAGAAAGGCCAGGCAGAAGCCAAGGTCAAGAGGGCCATCCCTAAGCCTCCGCGCCAGGCCCTGAATCGGAAAAAGGGcagccctggcctggcctctgGCTCTGTCGGCCAGAGCCCCAACTCAGCCCCAAAAGCTGGGCTTCCTGGGGCCACAGGGCCTATGGCAGTCAGACCAGAGGAAGCGGTccgggggctgggggctggcagGGAGAGTTCAAGGAGAGCCCAGGAGCCAATCTCTGGGTGTGGCTCCCCAGAACAGGATCCCCAGAAGCAGGCTGAAGAGGAAAGGCAGGAGGAACCTGAGTATGAGAATGTTGTACCCATCTCCAGGCCACCAGAACCCTGA
- the SCARF1 gene encoding scavenger receptor class F member 1 isoform X2, translating to MGLGLLLPLLLLWTRGTQGSELDPKGQHVCVASSPSAELQCCAGWRQKDQECTIPICEGPDACQKDEVCVKPGLCRCKPGFFGAHCSSRCPGQYWGPDCRESCPCHPHGQCEPATGACQCQADRWGARCEFPCACGPHGRCDPATGVCHCEPGWWSSTCRRPCQCNTAAARCEQATGACVCKPGWWGRRCSFRCNCHGSPCEQDSGRCACRPGWWGPECQQQCECVRGRCSAASGECTCPPGFRGARCELPCPAGSHGVQCAHSCGHCKHNEPCSPDTGSCESCEPGWNGTQCQQPCLPGTFGESCEQQCPHCRHGEACEPDTGHCQRCDPGWLGPRCEDPCPTGTFGEDCGSTCPTCVQGSCDTVTGDCVCSAGYWGPSCNASCPAGFHGNNCSVPCECPEGLCHPVSGSCQPGSGSRDTALIVGSLVPLLLLFLGLACCACCCWAPRSDLKDRPARDGATVSRMKLQVWGTLTSLGSTLPCRSLSSHKLPWVTVSHHDPEVPFNHSFIEPPSAGWASDDSFSSDPESGEADEVPAYCVPPQEGMVPVVQAGSSEASLAAGAFPPPEDASTPFAIPRTSSLARAKRPSVSFAEGTKFAPQSRRSSGELSSPLRKPKRLSRGAQSGPEGRDAEESAGPEEAEAPESFPAAASPGDSATGHRRPPLGGRTVAEHVEAIEGSVQESSGPVTTIYMLAGKPRGSEGPVRSVFRHFGSFQKGQAEAKVKRAIPKPPRQALNRKKGSPGLASGSVGQSPNSAPKAGLPGATGPMAVRPEEAVRGLGAGRESSRRAQEPISGCGSPEQDPQKQAEEERQEEPEYENVVPISRPPEP from the exons atggggctggggctgctgctCCCGCTGCTGCTGCTCTGGACTCGGGGGACTCAGGGGTCCGAGCTGGACCCCAAAGGGCAGCACGTCTGTGTGGCCAGCAG CCCCTCTGCTGAGCTGCAGTGCTGCGCAGGCTGGAGGCAGAAGGATCAAGAATGCACCATCC CCATCTGTGAGGGGCCGGACGCCTGCCAGAAAGACGAGGTGTGTGTGAAGCCGGGCCTCTGTCGATGCAAGCCTGGATTCTTTGGGGCCCACTGCAGCTCCC GCTGCCCGGGCCAGTACTGGGGCCCCGACTGCCGTGAGAGCTGCCCCTGCCACCCGCACGGCCAGTGCGAGCCAGCCACGGGCGCGTGCCAGTGCCAGGCCGACCGCTGGGGAGCCCGCTGCGAGTTCCCGTGCGCCTGCGGCCCCCACGGGCGCTGCGACCCCGCGACCGGCGTGTGCCACTGCGAACCCGGCTGGTGGTCGTCCACGTGCCGCCGCCCGTGCCAGTGCAACACCGCGGCGGCGCGCTGCGAGCAGGCCACGGGCGCCTGCGTGTGCAAGCCGGGCTGGTGGGGGCGCCGCTGCAGCTTCCGCTGCAACTGCCACGGCTCCCCGTGCGAGCAGGACTCCGGCCGCTGCGCCTGCCGGCCGGGCTGGTGGGGTCCCGAATGCCAGCAGCAGTGCGAGTGTGTGCGGGGCCGCTGCAGCGCCGCCTCCGGCGAGTGCACCTGCCCGCCCGGCTTCCGCGGAGCGCGCTGCGAGCTGCCCTGCCCGGCAGGCAGCCACGGGGTGCAGTGCGCACACAG CTGTGGCCACTGCAAACACAATGAGCCGTGCTCTCCAGACACGGGCAGCTGTGAGTCCTGCGAGCCGGGCTGGAACGGGACCCAGTGCCAGCAGCCCTGCCTGCCTGGCACCTTTGGCGAGAGCTGCGAACAGCAGTGCCCTCACTGCCGACATGGGGAGGCCTGTGAGCCGGATACTGGCCACTGTCAGCGCTGTGACCCTGGCTGGCTGGGGCCCAG GTGTGAAGACCCCTGCCCCACTGGTACCTTTGGGGAAGACTGTGGCTCTACCTGCCCCACCTGTGTTCAGGGGTCCTGTGATACTGTGACAGGGGACTGTGTCTGCAGTGCCGGCTACTGGGGGCCCAG CTGCAACGCCTCCTGCCCAGCCGGTTTCCATGGAAACAACTGCTCAGTTCCTTGTGAATGCCCAGAGGGACTCTGCCACCCTGTCTCTGGGTCCTGCCAGCCAG GCTCTGGCAGTCGGGACACTGCCCTCATCGTGGGCAGCCTTGTGCCTCTGCTGCTGCTCTTCCTGGGCCTTGCCTGCTGTGCCTGCTGCTGCTGGGCCCCCCGATCAGACCTCAAGGACAG GCCAGCGAGAGATGGAGCTACCGTGTCCAGGATGAAGCTGCAGGTCTGGGGGACACTGACCAGCTTGGGCTCCACGCTGCCCTGCCGTTCCCTCAGCTCCCACAAGCTACCCTGGGTGACAG TCTCACATCACGACCCGGAGGTCCCCTTCAACCACAGCTTCATCGAGCCGCCCTCTGCCGGCTGGGCCTCTGATGACTCCTTCTCATCCGATCCTGAGTCTGGAGAGGCAGATGAGGTTcctgcctactgtgtgccacccCAAGAAG GGATGGTCCCTGTGGTCCAGGCAGGGTCGTCAGAGGCCAGCCTGGCTGCAGGTGCTTTCCCGCCCCCTGAGGACGCCTCCACGCCATTCGCCATCCCGCGCACCTCCAGCCTAGCTCGGGCCAAGCGGCCATCGGTCTCCTTCGCGGAAGGTACCAAGTTTGCGCCACAGAGTCGCCGAAGCTCAGGGGAGCTCTCCAGCCCGCTCCGAAAGCCCAAGAGGCTCTCCCGGGGGGCGCAGTCGGGTCCTGAGGGCCGGGACGCCGAAGAGTCCGCAGGCCCAGAGGAAGCAGAAGCCCCCGAGTCCTTTCCGGCGGCTGCCAGTCCCGGGGATTCAGCCACTGGCCACCGGCGGCCCCCACTTGGTGGCCGGACAGTGGCTGAGCACGTGGAAGCCATTGAAGGCAGCGTCCAGGAGAGCTCGGGCCCTGTGACCACGATCTACATGCTGGCGGGGAAGCCCCGTGGATCCGAAGGCCCCGTCCGCTCTGTCTTCCGCCATTTTGGTAGCTTCCAGAAAGGCCAGGCAGAAGCCAAGGTCAAGAGGGCCATCCCTAAGCCTCCGCGCCAGGCCCTGAATCGGAAAAAGGGcagccctggcctggcctctgGCTCTGTCGGCCAGAGCCCCAACTCAGCCCCAAAAGCTGGGCTTCCTGGGGCCACAGGGCCTATGGCAGTCAGACCAGAGGAAGCGGTccgggggctgggggctggcagGGAGAGTTCAAGGAGAGCCCAGGAGCCAATCTCTGGGTGTGGCTCCCCAGAACAGGATCCCCAGAAGCAGGCTGAAGAGGAAAGGCAGGAGGAACCTGAGTATGAGAATGTTGTACCCATCTCCAGGCCACCAGAACCCTGA
- the SCARF1 gene encoding scavenger receptor class F member 1 isoform X4, producing MGLGLLLPLLLLWTRGTQGSELDPKGQHVCVASSPSAELQCCAGWRQKDQECTIPICEGPDACQKDEVCVKPGLCRCKPGFFGAHCSSRCPGQYWGPDCRESCPCHPHGQCEPATGACQCQADRWGARCEFPCACGPHGRCDPATGVCHCEPGWWSSTCRRPCQCNTAAARCEQATGACVCKPGWWGRRCSFRCNCHGSPCEQDSGRCACRPGWWGPECQQQCECVRGRCSAASGECTCPPGFRGARCELPCPAGSHGVQCAHSCGHCKHNEPCSPDTGSCESCEPGWNGTQCQQPCLPGTFGESCEQQCPHCRHGEACEPDTGHCQRCDPGWLGPRCEDPCPTGTFGEDCGSTCPTCVQGSCDTVTGDCVCSAGYWGPSCNASCPAGFHGNNCSVPCECPEGLCHPVSGSCQPGSGSRDTALIVGSLVPLLLLFLGLACCACCCWAPRSDLKDRPARDGATVSRMKLQVWGTLTSLGSTLPCRSLSSHKLPWVTASSSRPLPAGPLMTPSHPILSLERQMRFLPTVCHPKKGWSLWSRQGRQRPAWLQVLSRPLRTPPRHSPSRAPPA from the exons atggggctggggctgctgctCCCGCTGCTGCTGCTCTGGACTCGGGGGACTCAGGGGTCCGAGCTGGACCCCAAAGGGCAGCACGTCTGTGTGGCCAGCAG CCCCTCTGCTGAGCTGCAGTGCTGCGCAGGCTGGAGGCAGAAGGATCAAGAATGCACCATCC CCATCTGTGAGGGGCCGGACGCCTGCCAGAAAGACGAGGTGTGTGTGAAGCCGGGCCTCTGTCGATGCAAGCCTGGATTCTTTGGGGCCCACTGCAGCTCCC GCTGCCCGGGCCAGTACTGGGGCCCCGACTGCCGTGAGAGCTGCCCCTGCCACCCGCACGGCCAGTGCGAGCCAGCCACGGGCGCGTGCCAGTGCCAGGCCGACCGCTGGGGAGCCCGCTGCGAGTTCCCGTGCGCCTGCGGCCCCCACGGGCGCTGCGACCCCGCGACCGGCGTGTGCCACTGCGAACCCGGCTGGTGGTCGTCCACGTGCCGCCGCCCGTGCCAGTGCAACACCGCGGCGGCGCGCTGCGAGCAGGCCACGGGCGCCTGCGTGTGCAAGCCGGGCTGGTGGGGGCGCCGCTGCAGCTTCCGCTGCAACTGCCACGGCTCCCCGTGCGAGCAGGACTCCGGCCGCTGCGCCTGCCGGCCGGGCTGGTGGGGTCCCGAATGCCAGCAGCAGTGCGAGTGTGTGCGGGGCCGCTGCAGCGCCGCCTCCGGCGAGTGCACCTGCCCGCCCGGCTTCCGCGGAGCGCGCTGCGAGCTGCCCTGCCCGGCAGGCAGCCACGGGGTGCAGTGCGCACACAG CTGTGGCCACTGCAAACACAATGAGCCGTGCTCTCCAGACACGGGCAGCTGTGAGTCCTGCGAGCCGGGCTGGAACGGGACCCAGTGCCAGCAGCCCTGCCTGCCTGGCACCTTTGGCGAGAGCTGCGAACAGCAGTGCCCTCACTGCCGACATGGGGAGGCCTGTGAGCCGGATACTGGCCACTGTCAGCGCTGTGACCCTGGCTGGCTGGGGCCCAG GTGTGAAGACCCCTGCCCCACTGGTACCTTTGGGGAAGACTGTGGCTCTACCTGCCCCACCTGTGTTCAGGGGTCCTGTGATACTGTGACAGGGGACTGTGTCTGCAGTGCCGGCTACTGGGGGCCCAG CTGCAACGCCTCCTGCCCAGCCGGTTTCCATGGAAACAACTGCTCAGTTCCTTGTGAATGCCCAGAGGGACTCTGCCACCCTGTCTCTGGGTCCTGCCAGCCAG GCTCTGGCAGTCGGGACACTGCCCTCATCGTGGGCAGCCTTGTGCCTCTGCTGCTGCTCTTCCTGGGCCTTGCCTGCTGTGCCTGCTGCTGCTGGGCCCCCCGATCAGACCTCAAGGACAG GCCAGCGAGAGATGGAGCTACCGTGTCCAGGATGAAGCTGCAGGTCTGGGGGACACTGACCAGCTTGGGCTCCACGCTGCCCTGCCGTTCCCTCAGCTCCCACAAGCTACCCTGGGTGACAG CTTCATCGAGCCGCCCTCTGCCGGCTGGGCCTCTGATGACTCCTTCTCATCCGATCCTGAGTCTGGAGAGGCAGATGAGGTTcctgcctactgtgtgccacccCAAGAAG GGATGGTCCCTGTGGTCCAGGCAGGGTCGTCAGAGGCCAGCCTGGCTGCAGGTGCTTTCCCGCCCCCTGAGGACGCCTCCACGCCATTCGCCATCCCGCGCACCTCCAGCCTAG
- the SCARF1 gene encoding scavenger receptor class F member 1 isoform X3: MGLGLLLPLLLLWTRGTQGSELDPKGQHVCVASSPSAELQCCAGWRQKDQECTIPICEGPDACQKDEVCVKPGLCRCKPGFFGAHCSSRCPGQYWGPDCRESCPCHPHGQCEPATGACQCQADRWGARCEFPCACGPHGRCDPATGVCHCEPGWWSSTCRRPCQCNTAAARCEQATGACVCKPGWWGRRCSFRCNCHGSPCEQDSGRCACRPGWWGPECQQQCECVRGRCSAASGECTCPPGFRGARCELPCPAGSHGVQCAHSCGHCKHNEPCSPDTGSCESCEPGWNGTQCQQPCLPGTFGESCEQQCPHCRHGEACEPDTGHCQRCDPGWLGPRCEDPCPTGTFGEDCGSTCPTCVQGSCDTVTGDCVCSAGYWGPSCNASCPAGFHGNNCSVPCECPEGLCHPVSGSCQPGSGSRDTALIVGSLVPLLLLFLGLACCACCCWAPRSDLKDRPARDGATVSRMKLQVWGTLTSLGSTLPCRSLSSHKLPWVTVSHHDPEVPFNHSFIEPPSAGWASDDSFSSDPESGEADEVPAYCVPPQEGLLEDAEL; this comes from the exons atggggctggggctgctgctCCCGCTGCTGCTGCTCTGGACTCGGGGGACTCAGGGGTCCGAGCTGGACCCCAAAGGGCAGCACGTCTGTGTGGCCAGCAG CCCCTCTGCTGAGCTGCAGTGCTGCGCAGGCTGGAGGCAGAAGGATCAAGAATGCACCATCC CCATCTGTGAGGGGCCGGACGCCTGCCAGAAAGACGAGGTGTGTGTGAAGCCGGGCCTCTGTCGATGCAAGCCTGGATTCTTTGGGGCCCACTGCAGCTCCC GCTGCCCGGGCCAGTACTGGGGCCCCGACTGCCGTGAGAGCTGCCCCTGCCACCCGCACGGCCAGTGCGAGCCAGCCACGGGCGCGTGCCAGTGCCAGGCCGACCGCTGGGGAGCCCGCTGCGAGTTCCCGTGCGCCTGCGGCCCCCACGGGCGCTGCGACCCCGCGACCGGCGTGTGCCACTGCGAACCCGGCTGGTGGTCGTCCACGTGCCGCCGCCCGTGCCAGTGCAACACCGCGGCGGCGCGCTGCGAGCAGGCCACGGGCGCCTGCGTGTGCAAGCCGGGCTGGTGGGGGCGCCGCTGCAGCTTCCGCTGCAACTGCCACGGCTCCCCGTGCGAGCAGGACTCCGGCCGCTGCGCCTGCCGGCCGGGCTGGTGGGGTCCCGAATGCCAGCAGCAGTGCGAGTGTGTGCGGGGCCGCTGCAGCGCCGCCTCCGGCGAGTGCACCTGCCCGCCCGGCTTCCGCGGAGCGCGCTGCGAGCTGCCCTGCCCGGCAGGCAGCCACGGGGTGCAGTGCGCACACAG CTGTGGCCACTGCAAACACAATGAGCCGTGCTCTCCAGACACGGGCAGCTGTGAGTCCTGCGAGCCGGGCTGGAACGGGACCCAGTGCCAGCAGCCCTGCCTGCCTGGCACCTTTGGCGAGAGCTGCGAACAGCAGTGCCCTCACTGCCGACATGGGGAGGCCTGTGAGCCGGATACTGGCCACTGTCAGCGCTGTGACCCTGGCTGGCTGGGGCCCAG GTGTGAAGACCCCTGCCCCACTGGTACCTTTGGGGAAGACTGTGGCTCTACCTGCCCCACCTGTGTTCAGGGGTCCTGTGATACTGTGACAGGGGACTGTGTCTGCAGTGCCGGCTACTGGGGGCCCAG CTGCAACGCCTCCTGCCCAGCCGGTTTCCATGGAAACAACTGCTCAGTTCCTTGTGAATGCCCAGAGGGACTCTGCCACCCTGTCTCTGGGTCCTGCCAGCCAG GCTCTGGCAGTCGGGACACTGCCCTCATCGTGGGCAGCCTTGTGCCTCTGCTGCTGCTCTTCCTGGGCCTTGCCTGCTGTGCCTGCTGCTGCTGGGCCCCCCGATCAGACCTCAAGGACAG GCCAGCGAGAGATGGAGCTACCGTGTCCAGGATGAAGCTGCAGGTCTGGGGGACACTGACCAGCTTGGGCTCCACGCTGCCCTGCCGTTCCCTCAGCTCCCACAAGCTACCCTGGGTGACAG TCTCACATCACGACCCGGAGGTCCCCTTCAACCACAGCTTCATCGAGCCGCCCTCTGCCGGCTGGGCCTCTGATGACTCCTTCTCATCCGATCCTGAGTCTGGAGAGGCAGATGAGGTTcctgcctactgtgtgccacccCAAGAAG GCCTCCTGGAAGATGCTGAGCTGTAG